Proteins from a genomic interval of Quercus lobata isolate SW786 chromosome 11, ValleyOak3.0 Primary Assembly, whole genome shotgun sequence:
- the LOC115968353 gene encoding probable polyamine transporter At3g19553 — MGEEGMVSDDNNTAVKKNPKLTVLPLIALIFYEVSGGPFGVEDSVKAGGGPLLSLLGFLIFPLIWSIPEALVTAELSTSFPENGGYVIWISSAFGPFWGFQEGFWKWFSGVMDNALYPVLFLDYLKHSFPIFNQLAARIPALLGITVSLTYLNYRGLHIVGFSAVTLAAFSLCPFVVMGILSIPRIRPKQWLVVDFKKLDWRGYFNSMFWNLNYWDKASTLAGEVENPSKTFPKALFGAVVLVVLSYLIPLLAGTGATNSAPSEWSDGYFAEVGMLIGGYWLKWWIQVAAAMSNMGLFEAEMSGDAFQLLGMSEMGMLPAIFASRSKYGTPTISILCSATGVIFLSWMSFQEILEFLNFLYAIGMLLEFAAFIKLRIKKPDLHRPYKVPLGTFGVTMLCLPPALMLVLVMCLASLKTFLVSGAVIIIGFLLYPTLVHAKDRKWTQFDAEQPPLPINNSMEDHLDESHSQLHREVQGEASVGLLSNLSNTTTKQESSEILLEEDLKSD, encoded by the exons ATGGGTGAAGAGGGAATGGTCAGTGATGACAACAATACTGCtgtgaaaaaaaatccaaaacttacAGTGCTGCCTCTTATAGCTCTAATTTTCTATGAGGTTTCTGGGGGTCCTTTTGGAGTAGAGGATTCAGTCAAGGCTGGAGGAGGCCCTCTTTTGTCTTTGCTTGGTTTCTTAATATTCCCTTTAATTTGGAGCATTCCTGAAGCTTTAGTGACAGCTGAGCTTTCCACAAGCTTCCCTGAAAATGGTGGATATGTTATTTGGATATCATCAGCTTTTGGGCCTTTCTGGGGGTTCCAAGAGGGATTTTGGAAATGGTTTAGTGGGGTTATGGACAATGCTCTTTACCCAGTTTTGTTCCTCGATTACTTGAAGCATTCATTTCCAATCTTCAACCAATTGGCTGCCAGAATTCCAGCTCTATTAGGAATTACAGTTTCATTGACTTATTTGAATTATAGAGGCCTGCACATTGTTGGGTTTTCTGCAGTTACCCTTGCAGCTTTCTCTCTTTGCCCATTTGTGGTGATGGGTATTCTTTCAATTCCCCGAATAAGGCCTAAGCAGTGGCTAGTTgtagattttaaaaagttggatTGGAGGGGATACTTCAATAGTATGTTTTGGAATTTGAATTATTGGGATAAGGCAAGTACTCTTGCAGGTGAGGTGGAAAATCCGAGCAAGACGTTTCCAAAGGCGCTTTTTGGGGCTGTGGTTTTGGTGGTTTTATCGTATTTGATTCCACTACTTGCAGGAACAGGTGCTACAAATTCTGCACCTAGTGAGTGGAGTGATGGTTATTTTGCAGAAGTTGGGATGTTGATAGGTGGCTACTGGCTCAAGTGGTGGATACAAGTAGCTGCTGCAATGTCTAACATGGGCTTATTTGAAGCAGAAATGAGTGGTGATGCCTTCCAACTTCTTGGGATGAGCGAGATGGGAATGCTTCCAGCTATATTTGCTTCAAG ATCAAAGTATGGGACGCCCACCATTAGCATTTTGTGCTCTGCTACTGGAGTTATCTTCTTGTCGTGGATGAGTTTTCAGGAAATCTTGgaatttcttaatttcttatatgCTATAGGAATGCTTCTTGAGTTTGCTGCTTTTATAAAATTGAGAATAAAGAAGCCAGATCTTCATAGACCTTATAAAGTTCCATTGGGAACATTTGGGGTGACAATGCTTTGCTTGCCTCCTGCATTGATGCTTGTTCTTGTTATGTGCTTGGCCTCTTTGAAGACATTTTTAGTCAGTGGTGCAGTAATAATCATAGGGTTTTTACTGTATCCTACTTTAGTTCATGCAAAGGATAGGAAATGGACACAATTTGATGCAGAACAACCTCCCTTGCCTATTAATAACTCTATGGAAGACCATTTAGATGAGTCACACTCACAACTGCATCGAGAAGTTCAAGGTGAGGCTTCGGTTGGTCTTCTTTCAAACTTGTCAAATACTACGACAAAACAAGAATCATCTGAAATTTTATTGGAAGAAGACTTGAAATCAGACTAG
- the LOC115966229 gene encoding uncharacterized protein LOC115966229 — protein MGKMLPNQNFSRIDTAELKALIFRKVGHDRAEKYFDQLGSLFSSKVSKSQFDKFCIRTIGRENIPLHNRLVKAILKNACVAKVPPTRGIRKVGSALDVKASNGYQRNCLQSLYGDAFPPSPRKGRSPVNRDRKFKDRPSPLGPHGKPQSVVCEELVSKAQEQQSATELISLGSRPPVEVASVEDGEEVEQMAGSPGVQSRSPVTAPFGISMNLAGARKSLCNVSVCNDYHPETCQNSGELPDTRSLRSRLQRKLEMEGMNVSVDYVNLLNNALDVYLKRLIEPCMGLAVSRGGNNHYKQQNHQFLPGFSQMLPGRYMQRAERSAYASMSDFRAAMELNPQILGEDWTIQLEKICLYDSEE, from the coding sequence atgggaaaaatgTTGCCCAATCAAAACTTTTCCAGAATTGACACTGCAGAGCTTAAAGCTTTGATATTTAGAAAGGTTGGGCATGATAGAGCTGAGAAGTACTTTGATCAGCTTGGAAGTTTATTCAGTTCCAAGGTTAGCAAGAGTCAATTTGATAAATTCTGCATTCGGACGATTGGGAGGGAAAATATCCCTCTTCACAACCGGCTTGTAAAAGCAATTCTCAAGAATGCTTGTGTGGCCAAAGTTCCACCAACGAGAGGTATTAGGAAAGTGGGAAGTGCCCTTGACGTAAAAGCTTCAAATGGGTATCAGAGAAATTGTCTCCAATCGCTTTATGGGGATGCCTTTCCTCCTTCTCCTCGCAAGGGAAGGTCACCAGTTAATAGGGATCGCAAGTTTAAGGACCGCCCTAGTCCTCTTGGCCCACATGGGAAACCCCAAAGTGTTGTGTGTGAGGAATTGGTTTCTAAAGCACAAGAGCAGCAAAGTGCGACTGAATTGATTTCTCTTGGTAGCAGACCTCCGGTTGAAGTTGCATCTGTTGAAGATGGTGAAGAGGTTGAACAAATGGCAGGGAGCCCAGGTGTTCAAAGTAGAAGCCCTGTAACAGCTCCATTTGGTATATCCATGAATTTGGCTGGTGCTCGTAAATCTCTTTGTAATGTATCTGTATGTAATGATTATCATCCAGAGACCTGTCAGAACAGTGGTGAGCTACCTGATACAAGATCATTAAGAAGTCGTTTGCAGCGCAAGTTGGAGATGGAGGGCATGAACGTCTCAGTGGATTATGTTAACCTGTTGAATAATGCATTAGATGTGTATTTGAAGAGATTGATTGAGCCATGTATGGGTTTAGCAGTGTCAAGGGGTGGAAATAATCACTATAAACAACAAAACCATCAATTCCTTCCAGGTTTTAGTCAGATGTTACCTGGTAGATACATGCAAAGAGCAGAAAGATCTGCTTACGCATCCATGTCTGATTTTCGTGCTGCTATGGAATTGAATCCCCAAATACTTGGAGAAGATTGGACCATACAGCTTGAGAAGATTTGCTTGTATGATTCTGAAGAATGA
- the LOC115966721 gene encoding uncharacterized protein LOC115966721, whose protein sequence is MEHAILRCDFAMVVWTKWIDWPIRILGCNLDVTDLALNLMSQGTQSDLEKFFGMAWLICYNRNQVVNKDCGVAADHVWGLAIRLIEEFKEANIQLIKPKGTRDKAWKPPPKDVYLINVDRAVPAMEGNSGIGIIIRDWNNQVVAALSMPLLGRFAVEETETIAMEQGIVLAKELGLNQVILEEDSMQIVQAICSKDVWGVAGHIIHGILQGMSGFHYAEARYICRNSNKIARELAQQAKRSGKESKWIGVIPEV, encoded by the coding sequence ATGGAGCATGCCATTCTAAGATGTGATTTTGCTATGGTAGTATGGACTAAATGGATTGACTGGCCTATCAGAATTCTTGGCTGCAACCTGGATGTCACTGATTTGGCTCTCAACTTAATGAGCCAGGGAACTCAAAGTGACTTGGAGAAATTCTTTGGGATGGCTTGGTTAATTTGTTATAATAGGAATCAGGTTGTGAATAAGGATTGTGGTGTAGCAGCTGATCATGTCTGGGGTTTAGCTATCCGACTGATAGAAGAATTCAAGGAGGcaaatattcaattaataaagcCGAAAGGGACAAGGGATAAAGCCTGGAAACCTCCCCCAAAAGATGTTTATCTTATAAATGTAGATAGGGCAGTACCAGCAATGGAAGGTAACTCAGGAATAGGAATTATAATTAGAGATTGGAATAATCAAGTTGTTGCAGCCTTGAGCATGCCCCTTTTGGGTAGATTTGCAGTGGAAGAAACTGAGACAATTGCTATGGAGCAGGGCATTGTTCTAGCCAAGGAGCTTGGATTAAATCAAGTCATCTTGGAAGAAGATTCAATGCAAATAGTTCAAGCAATATGCAGCAAAGATGTGTGGGGAGTTGCAGGTCATATAATTCATGGTATTCTGCAAGGAATGAGTGGCTTTCATTATGCAGAAGCTAGATACATTTGCAGGAATAGCAACAAAATAGCCCGTGAGCTAGCTCAACAAGCCAAAAGATCAGGAAAGGAAAGCAAGTGGATTGGTGTGATCCCTGAGGTCTAG